A region of Streptomyces halobius DNA encodes the following proteins:
- a CDS encoding HGxxPAAW family protein, with amino-acid sequence MSSSGHGHTPAAWTGVIISFIGFCVAGVFTVMANVPGFWAGVVLIGLGAVVGGLMRAAGMGQSPKRSVQPRPQAKAQLQEG; translated from the coding sequence ATGTCGAGCAGTGGCCACGGACACACCCCCGCCGCCTGGACCGGCGTCATCATCTCGTTCATCGGTTTCTGTGTCGCCGGTGTCTTCACCGTGATGGCGAATGTGCCCGGTTTCTGGGCCGGCGTCGTCCTGATCGGACTCGGTGCCGTGGTCGGTGGCCTGATGCGCGCGGCCGGCATGGGCCAGTCCCCGAAGCGCTCCGTGCAGCCCCGCCCCCAGGCGAAGGCCCAACTGCAGGAGGGCTGA
- a CDS encoding DUF2752 domain-containing protein, whose amino-acid sequence MTDPAAQSRPTARPDAPQVAPLRRLAAPLGTLAAVTAAFAYVGAVDPNEPGHYPVCPLLHLTGIYCPACGGLRSAHAIAHGDLGAALGANALAVAGYAAFALFWLVWLGRAARGLRTAGPQPRTVHWWTVAGLLLAFTVVRNLPFGTVLSP is encoded by the coding sequence GTGACCGACCCCGCGGCCCAGTCCCGGCCGACAGCCCGGCCCGATGCCCCGCAGGTGGCCCCCCTTCGTCGGCTGGCGGCGCCCCTTGGCACGCTCGCCGCCGTCACCGCCGCCTTCGCCTACGTGGGCGCCGTCGACCCCAACGAGCCCGGTCATTACCCCGTCTGCCCGCTGCTGCACCTCACCGGCATCTACTGCCCGGCCTGCGGCGGCCTGCGCAGCGCACACGCCATCGCGCACGGCGACCTCGGTGCGGCACTGGGCGCCAATGCCCTGGCGGTGGCCGGCTACGCCGCCTTCGCGTTGTTCTGGCTCGTCTGGCTGGGCCGGGCAGCGCGCGGACTCCGTACGGCGGGCCCGCAGCCACGCACCGTCCACTGGTGGACGGTGGCCGGCCTGCTGCTGGCCTTCACGGTCGTCCGCAACCTCCCCTTCGGCACCGTCCTGAGCCCATGA
- the trpC gene encoding indole-3-glycerol phosphate synthase TrpC, whose protein sequence is MSVLDEIIDGVRADLAERQARVSLDELKERAQKARPARDGVAALKGENVTVICEVKRSSPSKGALAAIADPAGLAADYEAGGAACISVLTEQRRFGGSLADLEAVRARVDIPVLRKDFIVTAYQLWEARAYGADLVLLIVAALEQEALVSLIERAESIGLTPLVEVHDEEEVARAVDAGARIIGVNARNLKTLEVDRGNFARVAPEIPDHIVKIAESGVRGPHDLIAYANDGADTVLVGESLVTGKDPKTAVADLVAAGSHPAIRHGRS, encoded by the coding sequence GTGAGTGTGCTCGACGAGATCATCGACGGAGTCCGCGCCGACCTCGCCGAGCGGCAGGCACGCGTCAGCCTCGACGAGCTCAAGGAGCGTGCCCAGAAGGCACGCCCGGCCAGGGACGGCGTGGCGGCCCTCAAGGGCGAGAACGTCACGGTGATCTGCGAGGTGAAGCGCTCCAGCCCGTCCAAGGGCGCGCTGGCCGCGATCGCCGACCCCGCCGGGCTCGCCGCCGACTACGAGGCGGGCGGCGCGGCGTGCATCTCCGTGCTCACCGAGCAGCGCCGGTTCGGCGGCTCGCTGGCCGACCTGGAGGCGGTGCGCGCCCGGGTCGACATCCCCGTCCTGCGCAAGGACTTCATCGTCACCGCCTACCAGCTGTGGGAGGCCCGTGCCTACGGCGCCGATCTGGTGCTGCTGATCGTCGCCGCGCTGGAGCAGGAGGCGCTGGTCTCGCTGATCGAGCGGGCCGAGTCGATCGGGCTGACGCCGCTGGTCGAGGTGCATGACGAGGAGGAGGTCGCGCGGGCCGTGGACGCCGGCGCGCGGATCATCGGCGTCAACGCCCGCAATCTGAAGACCCTGGAGGTCGACCGGGGCAACTTCGCCCGGGTCGCCCCCGAGATCCCGGACCATATCGTCAAGATCGCCGAGTCCGGGGTGCGCGGTCCGCACGATCTGATCGCCTACGCCAACGACGGCGCGGACACCGTCCTCGTCGGCGAATCCCTGGTCACCGGCAAGGACCCCAAGACCGCGGTCGCCGACCTGGTCGCCGCGGGGTCCCACCCGGCGATCCGCCACGGCCGGTCCTGA
- the trpM gene encoding tryptophan biosynthesis modulator TrpM yields the protein MTATDARLRRPAARGPHPGPAGARAASGAVRVPCPALVRGFPPVSHHRPEPRRCALPPWHRGCRAPARRVHGRRVRYHIGSEPGQINGMRWRPEHAR from the coding sequence ATGACCGCCACCGACGCCAGGCTCCGCCGCCCGGCCGCCCGGGGACCACACCCGGGCCCGGCCGGTGCGCGCGCCGCGTCGGGGGCCGTCCGCGTCCCGTGTCCGGCACTGGTCCGCGGTTTCCCGCCCGTCTCCCACCACCGCCCCGAGCCGAGGCGCTGCGCGCTGCCCCCATGGCATCGTGGCTGCCGGGCCCCCGCGCGTCGGGTGCACGGACGCCGGGTCAGGTACCACATCGGCTCCGAGCCGGGACAGATCAACGGCATGCGATGGCGACCGGAGCACGCGCGCTGA
- the trpB gene encoding tryptophan synthase subunit beta → MSSEFFVPDPEGRVPSPTGYFGAFGGKFIPEALVAAVDEVAAEYEKAKADPAFAAELDELLVNYTGRPSALTEVPRFAEQAGGARVFLKREDLNHTGSHKINNVLGQALLTKRMGKTRVIAETGAGQHGVATATACALFGLECTIYMGEIDTRRQALNVARMRMLGAEVIAVKSGSRTLKDAINEAFRDWVANVDRTHYLFGTVAGPHPFPALVRDFHRVIGVEARRQILERAGRLPDAALACVGGGSNAIGLFHAFLGDDSVRLIGCEPGGHGVETGEHAATLTEGSPGILHGSRSYVLQDEDGQITEPYSISAGLDYPGIGPEHAYLKDTGRAEYRAVTDDAAMQALRLLSRTEGVIPAIESAHALAGALELGRELGPEGLLLVNLSGRGDKDMDTAARYFGLYDDRDGADVNGAVQPTGEGEK, encoded by the coding sequence ATGTCCTCCGAATTCTTCGTTCCCGACCCCGAGGGACGCGTGCCGAGCCCCACGGGCTATTTCGGCGCCTTCGGCGGCAAGTTCATCCCCGAGGCGCTGGTCGCCGCGGTCGACGAGGTAGCCGCCGAGTACGAGAAGGCCAAGGCGGACCCCGCGTTCGCGGCCGAGCTCGACGAACTGCTGGTCAACTACACCGGGCGCCCCAGCGCGCTCACCGAGGTGCCCCGGTTCGCCGAACAGGCGGGCGGTGCCCGGGTGTTCCTCAAGCGCGAGGACCTCAACCACACCGGTTCCCACAAGATCAACAACGTGCTGGGTCAGGCGCTGCTCACCAAGCGGATGGGCAAGACCCGGGTCATCGCGGAGACCGGCGCCGGCCAGCACGGCGTCGCCACCGCCACCGCCTGCGCCCTGTTCGGCCTCGAATGCACCATCTACATGGGCGAGATCGACACCCGGCGCCAGGCGCTCAACGTCGCCCGGATGCGGATGCTCGGCGCCGAGGTCATCGCCGTGAAGTCCGGCAGCCGGACCCTCAAGGACGCCATCAACGAGGCGTTCCGGGACTGGGTCGCCAACGTCGACCGCACCCACTACCTCTTCGGCACCGTCGCCGGGCCGCACCCCTTCCCGGCGCTGGTCCGTGACTTCCACCGGGTGATCGGCGTCGAGGCCCGGCGGCAGATCCTGGAGCGCGCGGGGCGTCTGCCGGACGCCGCCCTCGCCTGCGTCGGCGGCGGCTCCAACGCCATCGGCCTGTTCCACGCCTTCCTCGGGGACGACTCCGTCCGCCTGATCGGCTGCGAGCCGGGCGGGCACGGCGTCGAGACCGGCGAGCACGCCGCCACCCTCACCGAGGGCAGCCCCGGCATCCTGCACGGCTCGCGCAGCTACGTCCTCCAGGACGAGGACGGCCAGATCACCGAGCCGTACTCGATCTCGGCCGGCCTGGACTACCCCGGCATCGGCCCGGAACACGCCTACCTCAAGGACACCGGCCGCGCCGAGTACCGCGCGGTCACCGATGACGCCGCGATGCAGGCGCTGCGGCTGCTGTCGCGGACCGAGGGCGTCATCCCGGCGATCGAGAGCGCGCACGCGCTGGCCGGCGCGCTGGAGCTGGGCCGCGAGCTGGGCCCGGAGGGCCTGCTGCTGGTGAACCTCTCCGGCCGCGGCGACAAGGACATGGACACCGCCGCCCGCTACTTCGGGCTGTACGACGACAGGGACGGCGCGGATGTCAACGGCGCGGTCCAGCCCACGGGCGAGGGGGAGAAGTGA